Proteins encoded by one window of Gehongia tenuis:
- a CDS encoding sugar phosphate isomerase/epimerase family protein gives MKVGIQLYSVKNTLAKDPFGTLEKVAKMGYRYWETAQVPALAMANNYGLGLEVADAKKFLADNDVKIIGAHVWPLDLDAYQGFLDYHAEIGNDKVGLSASFFDDMDDLKEKCELYNKAGEMAKKQGMRFYYHNHFHEFQKYDGKYVMDWIAELTDPELVGLQLDTYWAARGGVDPVEMIDRYKDRLVNLHQKDFPEDAGEPINLFEERLDPNVKMNNDVYHFARRPTSFSEVGTGIMDIQAIINAGNRIGVPYILLEQDFTAMDEMDSIKVSMDAFHKYDGIEWA, from the coding sequence ATGAAAGTTGGCATTCAGCTCTATTCCGTGAAAAATACGCTGGCCAAGGATCCTTTCGGCACCCTGGAAAAGGTGGCGAAGATGGGATACCGCTATTGGGAGACCGCTCAGGTTCCCGCGCTGGCCATGGCCAATAACTATGGTCTCGGCCTTGAAGTGGCGGACGCCAAAAAATTTCTGGCCGACAACGACGTCAAGATCATTGGCGCCCATGTATGGCCGCTGGATCTGGACGCCTATCAAGGATTTTTGGATTATCATGCCGAGATCGGCAATGACAAGGTGGGACTGTCCGCCAGCTTTTTCGACGATATGGACGACCTGAAGGAAAAGTGCGAGCTCTACAACAAGGCCGGTGAAATGGCCAAAAAGCAGGGCATGCGCTTCTACTATCACAATCACTTCCACGAATTTCAGAAATACGACGGCAAATACGTCATGGACTGGATCGCGGAGCTCACCGATCCCGAGCTGGTAGGCCTGCAGCTGGATACCTACTGGGCCGCCCGCGGCGGTGTGGACCCGGTGGAAATGATTGACCGATACAAGGATCGCCTGGTCAATCTTCATCAAAAGGATTTCCCTGAGGATGCCGGAGAGCCCATCAATCTGTTCGAGGAACGCCTCGATCCCAATGTGAAGATGAACAATGACGTGTATCATTTCGCCCGCCGCCCCACCAGCTTCTCCGAAGTGGGTACGGGCATCATGGACATCCAGGCCATCATCAACGCCGGCAACAGGATCGGCGTGCCCTATATTCTGCTGGAGCAGGATTTCACCGCTATGGACGAGATGGATTCCATCAAGGTCAGTATGGATGCTTTCCATAAATACGACGGCATTGAGTGGGCCTAG
- a CDS encoding sugar phosphate isomerase/epimerase family protein — protein MKVGIQTYSVRESLTRDPRGTLQKVADMGYKYWETCLLSGLNDDFGLGIPVKEARKFIDDNGVKIVGAHIASRTNLDTLEAMFDYHKELGNDRVGLSAHFFDDRDDLLQKCEKYNEVGEFAKARGMHFYYHNHFHEFQKFDGEYVMDILLANTDPELVSFELDAFWAARGGMDPVELIHKYKDRLILLHQKDFSKTAGEPINLFEKAVDPQKRIDRNVYQNARKDTSFAEVGTGTMDIQSIIDAGNAVGVPYILLEQDFTFLDEIDSIQISMNAFRKFSGIEWA, from the coding sequence ATGAAAGTTGGCATTCAGACCTACTCCGTGCGGGAGAGCCTGACCCGCGATCCCCGTGGCACGCTGCAAAAGGTGGCCGACATGGGCTACAAGTATTGGGAGACCTGTCTTTTGTCCGGTTTAAACGATGATTTCGGCCTTGGCATTCCTGTGAAGGAAGCTAGAAAGTTCATCGATGACAACGGCGTAAAGATTGTGGGCGCCCATATCGCTTCCAGGACCAATCTGGATACCCTGGAGGCCATGTTCGATTATCATAAGGAGCTGGGCAACGACCGAGTGGGTCTTTCCGCCCATTTCTTCGATGACAGGGATGATCTGCTGCAAAAGTGCGAGAAGTACAACGAAGTGGGCGAATTTGCGAAGGCCCGGGGTATGCACTTCTACTATCACAACCACTTCCATGAGTTTCAAAAGTTTGACGGCGAATACGTCATGGATATCCTGCTCGCCAACACCGATCCCGAGCTGGTGAGCTTTGAGCTGGACGCCTTTTGGGCGGCCCGGGGTGGCATGGATCCGGTGGAGCTCATCCACAAATACAAGGACCGCCTCATCCTGCTCCATCAAAAGGACTTCTCGAAGACCGCCGGCGAACCCATCAATTTGTTCGAAAAAGCGGTGGATCCCCAAAAGCGCATTGATAGGAACGTTTACCAGAATGCTCGAAAGGACACCAGCTTCGCGGAAGTGGGCACGGGAACCATGGATATTCAATCCATCATTGACGCCGGCAATGCGGTGGGCGTACCTTATATTCTGCTCGAGCAGGATTTCACCTTCCTGGACGAGATCGATTCCATCCAAATTAGCATGAACGCCTTCCGCAAGTTCAGCGGCATCGAATGGGCGTAA
- the hcp gene encoding hydroxylamine reductase translates to MEKCEMFCYQCQETARGTGCTKVGVCGKRPELSGMLDLLVYVTKGLSCVTTMLREEGKEVGKDVNHLVTVNLFATITNANFDRDAIIARIKETLAVKEELRAKLVDPTGLPEAAVWNGNENEFDSKADSDEVGVLATENEDVRSLREMITYGLKGLAAYSKHANALMQDNEEVDAFIQSALAKLLDDSLGLDDLVALTLETGKYGVDGMALLDGANTGAYGNPEITEVNIGVRNNPGILVSGHDLKDLEQLLEQTKGTGVDVYTHSEMLPAHYYPAFKKYDNFVGNYGNAWWKQKEEFATFNGPILMTTNCIVPPADSYKERLWTTGAAGYPGCRHIEGEYGAVKDFSDIIAQAKTCAPPQEIETGSIIGGFAHEQVFALADKVVDAVKSGAIRKFVVMGGCDGRMKSRDYYTEFAKKLPNDVVILTAGCAKYKYNKLALGDIGGIPRVLDAGQCNDSYSLALIALKLKEVFGLDDINDLPIAFNIAWYEQKAVIVLLALLYLGVKNIHLGPTLPGFLSPNVAKVLVENFGIAGIGTVDEDLKLLVGETA, encoded by the coding sequence ATGGAGAAATGTGAGATGTTTTGTTATCAGTGTCAGGAGACAGCGAGGGGCACCGGATGCACAAAGGTCGGTGTATGTGGAAAGAGACCGGAGCTATCCGGAATGCTGGATCTTCTGGTCTATGTGACCAAAGGGCTCTCCTGTGTCACCACAATGCTGCGCGAGGAAGGAAAAGAGGTTGGCAAAGATGTCAATCATCTTGTGACAGTCAATCTTTTCGCGACGATCACAAACGCCAACTTCGACCGTGATGCCATCATCGCACGCATCAAGGAAACGCTTGCAGTCAAAGAGGAGCTGCGTGCGAAACTTGTCGACCCGACAGGTCTTCCGGAAGCGGCTGTCTGGAACGGAAATGAGAACGAGTTTGACTCGAAGGCAGATTCGGATGAGGTGGGCGTTCTTGCGACGGAGAACGAGGATGTACGTTCCCTGCGCGAAATGATTACATATGGACTGAAAGGTCTTGCTGCTTATTCCAAGCACGCCAATGCCCTGATGCAAGATAATGAAGAGGTGGACGCATTTATCCAGAGCGCACTTGCCAAGCTTCTGGACGACAGCCTCGGCTTGGATGACCTCGTGGCTCTCACACTGGAGACGGGAAAATACGGAGTGGACGGCATGGCGCTTCTTGACGGGGCGAATACGGGCGCTTATGGAAATCCGGAAATCACCGAAGTGAATATCGGCGTGAGGAACAACCCCGGCATTCTGGTTTCGGGACATGACCTGAAAGATCTGGAGCAGCTTCTGGAGCAGACCAAAGGTACAGGCGTGGATGTTTATACCCATTCCGAGATGCTTCCTGCGCACTATTATCCGGCCTTCAAGAAGTATGACAACTTCGTAGGCAACTATGGCAACGCATGGTGGAAGCAGAAGGAGGAGTTTGCCACCTTCAATGGCCCGATCCTCATGACCACAAACTGCATCGTGCCGCCTGCGGATTCCTACAAGGAGAGGCTGTGGACAACCGGTGCCGCAGGTTATCCGGGATGCCGCCATATTGAAGGAGAATACGGCGCTGTCAAGGATTTCTCCGACATCATCGCGCAGGCCAAGACCTGCGCTCCGCCGCAGGAGATCGAAACCGGAAGCATCATCGGCGGTTTTGCGCACGAGCAGGTATTCGCGCTGGCGGACAAGGTGGTCGATGCAGTGAAGTCCGGAGCGATTCGAAAGTTCGTTGTCATGGGCGGTTGTGACGGCAGGATGAAGAGCCGCGACTACTATACCGAGTTTGCCAAAAAGCTGCCGAATGATGTGGTAATTCTGACCGCAGGCTGTGCCAAGTACAAGTACAACAAGCTTGCTCTGGGCGATATCGGTGGTATCCCTCGCGTACTTGATGCCGGGCAGTGCAATGACTCTTATTCGCTGGCTCTGATTGCCTTGAAATTGAAGGAAGTCTTCGGGCTGGACGATATCAACGATCTGCCGATTGCCTTCAACATTGCGTGGTATGAGCAAAAGGCGGTCATCGTGCTTCTCGCTCTTCTTTACCTCGGCGTGAAGAACATTCATCTCGGCCCGACGCTTCCGGGCTTCCTCTCTCCCAATGTGGCGAAAGTTCTGGTCGAGAACTTCGGCATCGCCGGTATCGGCACTGTGGACGAAGACCTAAAGCTTCTTGTCGGAGAGACAGCATAA
- a CDS encoding RidA family protein has protein sequence MKKVIQTNNAPAAIGPYSQGIVVGDLVFVSGQTPINPVDGSIPEDVEAQVHQCFKNLKAILEAAGSSLDKAVKCTVFMKNMDDFVKVNGIYQQYFNGDFPTRSAVEVARLPKDVLVEIEAIATL, from the coding sequence ATGAAAAAAGTAATTCAGACCAACAATGCGCCCGCGGCTATTGGACCTTATTCTCAGGGCATCGTGGTGGGAGATCTGGTTTTCGTATCGGGACAAACGCCCATTAATCCTGTCGACGGCAGCATACCGGAGGATGTTGAGGCCCAGGTCCATCAGTGCTTCAAAAATTTAAAGGCGATCCTGGAGGCGGCCGGCTCCTCTTTGGATAAGGCGGTTAAGTGCACCGTATTCATGAAAAATATGGACGATTTCGTCAAGGTGAACGGAATATATCAGCAGTATTTCAACGGTGACTTTCCTACCCGCAGTGCGGTGGAAGTGGCCCGTCTGCCGAAGGATGTTCTGGTGGAGATCGAGGCCATCGCTACGCTTTAA
- a CDS encoding sugar phosphate isomerase/epimerase family protein encodes MKVGIQLYSVRQSLAKDAMGTLKALAKMGYKYWETAQFAAMTTMANSYGLGLGVEDAQKFLADNDVKVIGAHVSTAQDLTKMGEVYAYHAAIGNKMVGITGGFFDDKDDLLRKCELYNKLGEEAKTYGVMFYYHSHFHEFQKFDGEYVMDILLANTDPELVGFELDTYWAQRGGMDPVALIGKYKSRLKFLHQKDIAKAYADKVNLFATCVDPEKTIPLSLYREVMQKESFAEVGTGIMDIQPIIDAGNQVGVPYILLEQDWTQRDEMESVQMSMDAFRRYSGIEWA; translated from the coding sequence ATGAAAGTTGGCATTCAGCTCTATTCCGTGCGGCAAAGCCTGGCCAAGGACGCCATGGGCACCCTGAAAGCTCTGGCCAAGATGGGTTACAAGTACTGGGAAACCGCCCAGTTTGCCGCGATGACCACCATGGCCAACAGCTATGGCCTGGGTCTTGGCGTGGAGGACGCGCAAAAATTTCTTGCGGACAATGATGTCAAAGTGATCGGCGCCCACGTATCCACGGCGCAGGATCTCACCAAAATGGGCGAGGTTTACGCCTATCATGCCGCCATCGGCAACAAGATGGTGGGCATCACCGGCGGATTTTTCGATGACAAGGACGATCTTCTCCGCAAATGCGAACTTTACAATAAATTGGGCGAGGAAGCCAAAACCTACGGCGTGATGTTCTATTATCACAGCCACTTCCATGAATTTCAAAAGTTTGACGGCGAGTATGTCATGGATATTCTTTTAGCCAATACGGATCCCGAGCTGGTGGGGTTTGAGCTGGATACCTACTGGGCCCAGCGGGGCGGCATGGATCCCGTCGCTCTCATCGGGAAGTATAAGAGCCGGCTCAAGTTCCTGCATCAAAAGGATATTGCCAAGGCCTATGCCGACAAGGTGAACCTTTTCGCAACCTGTGTCGACCCCGAAAAAACCATCCCCCTCTCCCTCTACCGGGAAGTGATGCAAAAGGAGAGCTTCGCCGAGGTGGGCACCGGCATCATGGATATCCAGCCCATCATCGACGCCGGCAACCAGGTGGGCGTGCCTTACATCCTGCTTGAGCAGGACTGGACCCAGCGGGATGAGATGGAATCCGTACAGATGAGCATGGACGCTTTCCGCAGGTACAGCGGAATTGAATGGGCTTAA
- a CDS encoding superoxide dismutase family protein, whose product MNVFPIQAEGAMSAVAKIEGIAGHPEVQGTVTFHESQQGTVVCADLRNVPCDDDDFRALHIYSNTSCDNLDASFRTNRGYNTVPAQPSHTGSFPIALCSGGQAQMCFVTDRFTPQDVIGQTVVLYSTDDDDDFHPFDDDTRIACGVVEAAQPSATITIK is encoded by the coding sequence ATGAACGTATTTCCAATCCAAGCCGAAGGTGCCATGAGCGCCGTCGCCAAAATTGAGGGTATTGCCGGCCATCCCGAGGTGCAGGGAACGGTCACCTTCCATGAAAGTCAGCAGGGAACGGTGGTTTGTGCTGATTTGCGGAATGTCCCCTGTGACGATGACGATTTTCGCGCTCTTCATATTTATAGTAACACTTCATGCGATAATCTGGATGCGTCCTTCAGGACGAACAGAGGTTACAATACGGTTCCCGCGCAGCCCTCCCATACGGGGAGCTTCCCCATTGCGCTTTGCAGCGGCGGTCAGGCCCAGATGTGTTTCGTCACGGACCGTTTCACTCCCCAGGACGTCATCGGTCAGACCGTTGTCCTTTATAGCACCGACGATGACGATGATTTCCATCCTTTCGATGACGACACTCGGATCGCCTGCGGCGTGGTGGAGGCCGCCCAGCCTTCCGCCACCATCACTATCAAGTAA
- a CDS encoding CarD family transcriptional regulator, producing MGSKIAYPMYGAGIVEGVEEKEILGERRLYYILRFSIDDLQVMVPVTNEQKVGLRCICGEEELEEVLRLLQEPWEPVSDNWTHRYRENFERMKSGVLLDVARVYKELCGLDHKKSLSTGDRKMMGTAQRILVSEIALVKNIPLEDAEKVLSDAV from the coding sequence GTGGGCAGTAAAATTGCATATCCGATGTACGGCGCCGGCATCGTCGAGGGCGTGGAAGAGAAGGAGATCCTGGGCGAACGCCGGTTGTATTATATACTCAGGTTCAGCATCGATGATTTACAGGTGATGGTACCCGTTACCAATGAACAAAAGGTTGGACTTCGCTGCATTTGCGGCGAGGAAGAACTGGAAGAGGTCCTGCGGCTTCTGCAGGAACCCTGGGAACCCGTCAGTGATAATTGGACCCACCGCTATCGGGAAAATTTTGAACGAATGAAAAGCGGAGTGCTGCTGGATGTGGCACGGGTGTACAAGGAGCTCTGCGGACTGGATCATAAGAAGAGCCTATCCACGGGGGACCGAAAGATGATGGGCACGGCACAGCGCATTTTGGTCAGTGAAATTGCGCTGGTCAAGAATATTCCCTTGGAGGACGCTGAAAAAGTTTTAAGCGATGCCGTTTAG
- a CDS encoding sugar phosphate isomerase/epimerase family protein, translated as MKVGIQLFSVRNHLTEDPVKTLQALAKMGYKYLETEPTHGYPLPGFPKAKDAKKFLEDNDMKVVGMHLSTNPENDPMEEVFDYYAELGIPQIGTTGRFYDNKEDLLKVCEMYNKFGEMGRSRGIVFYYHNHCHEFQYFDGEYVMDILLNNTNPETVKFELDTFWAARGDVDPVEMIDRYKDRLVLLHQKDVSKAYEGRVGVYSSGFVDINKPFTREVYGTIHRGQSDCFAEVGTGIMDIQAIIDAGNQVGVPYILLEQDFTEKDEMESVQISMDAFRKYKGIEWS; from the coding sequence ATGAAGGTTGGTATTCAGCTGTTTTCCGTTCGCAATCACCTGACCGAGGATCCGGTCAAGACTTTGCAGGCTCTGGCGAAGATGGGCTACAAATATCTTGAAACCGAGCCCACCCACGGCTATCCTCTGCCCGGCTTCCCCAAGGCCAAGGATGCCAAAAAGTTCCTCGAAGACAACGATATGAAGGTCGTGGGCATGCACCTTTCCACCAATCCCGAGAACGATCCCATGGAGGAAGTTTTCGATTACTATGCGGAGCTGGGCATTCCTCAGATCGGCACCACCGGCCGTTTCTATGACAACAAAGAAGATCTTTTGAAGGTCTGCGAGATGTACAACAAGTTCGGCGAGATGGGCCGCAGCCGCGGCATCGTCTTCTACTATCACAATCACTGCCACGAGTTCCAGTATTTCGACGGCGAGTACGTGATGGACATCCTGCTCAACAACACCAACCCCGAGACGGTGAAGTTTGAGCTGGATACCTTCTGGGCCGCCCGCGGCGACGTGGATCCGGTGGAGATGATCGACCGCTACAAGGATCGTCTGGTGCTGCTCCATCAAAAGGATGTTTCGAAGGCCTATGAGGGCCGGGTGGGCGTGTACTCCTCCGGTTTTGTCGATATCAACAAACCCTTCACCCGCGAAGTATACGGCACCATTCACCGCGGCCAGTCCGACTGCTTCGCTGAAGTGGGCACGGGCATCATGGACATTCAGGCCATCATCGACGCCGGCAACCAGGTGGGTGTACCCTACATCCTGCTTGAGCAGGACTTCACCGAGAAGGATGAGATGGAATCCGTGCAGATCAGCATGGACGCCTTCCGCAAGTACAAGGGAATCGAGTGGTCCTAA
- a CDS encoding sugar phosphate isomerase/epimerase family protein yields MKVGIQLYSVKYALGKDPMGTLKKVADIGYKYWETAMVRTMADDPSGLGLPVKEAKKFLSDNGVQIVGAHLGVDIDFDKLKAAYDYHKEIGNTKVGTTGHFFPDRDEVMRMCDIYNKAGEMGREMGMQFYYHSHWHEFQKFDGEYVMDIILNNTDPNLVAFELDNYWAARGGVDPVEMIDRYKDRIIMLHQKDFSKTAGEPLNLFAGKVDPNGNLTGQVHQDARSVEHFAEVGNGVLPIQDYIDAGNKIGVPYILLEQDMTAIDELESIQISMDAFHKFRGIEWA; encoded by the coding sequence ATGAAAGTTGGCATTCAGCTGTATTCCGTGAAATATGCTCTGGGCAAGGATCCCATGGGCACCCTGAAGAAGGTGGCCGATATCGGCTACAAGTACTGGGAGACCGCCATGGTCCGCACCATGGCCGACGATCCCAGCGGTCTTGGCCTGCCTGTGAAGGAAGCCAAAAAGTTCCTTTCCGATAACGGCGTTCAGATCGTGGGCGCCCATCTCGGCGTGGACATCGACTTTGATAAGCTCAAGGCCGCCTATGACTACCATAAGGAGATCGGCAACACCAAGGTGGGCACCACCGGCCACTTTTTCCCCGACCGCGATGAAGTGATGCGCATGTGCGACATCTACAACAAGGCCGGCGAGATGGGCCGGGAGATGGGCATGCAGTTCTATTATCACAGCCATTGGCATGAATTCCAGAAGTTCGACGGCGAGTATGTGATGGATATCATCCTCAACAACACCGATCCCAATCTGGTGGCTTTTGAGCTGGATAACTACTGGGCCGCTCGGGGCGGCGTGGACCCGGTGGAGATGATCGACCGTTATAAGGACCGCATCATCATGCTCCATCAAAAGGACTTCTCGAAGACCGCCGGCGAGCCCCTGAATCTGTTCGCGGGCAAGGTTGACCCGAATGGAAACCTCACGGGCCAGGTTCATCAGGACGCCCGTTCCGTGGAACACTTTGCGGAAGTGGGCAATGGGGTTCTCCCCATTCAGGACTACATCGATGCCGGCAACAAAATCGGTGTACCCTATATCCTCCTCGAGCAGGATATGACTGCCATCGATGAGCTGGAGTCCATCCAGATCAGCATGGACGCTTTCCATAAGTTCCGCGGCATCGAGTGGGCTTAA
- a CDS encoding LacI family DNA-binding transcriptional regulator: MPNATIKDVAKRAGVSIATVSRVVNQNYKVGPEVQKRVRKAIEELNYVPNRVAKSLKGVRTSIIGMLVSNLGNAHYTSVAKAVEEVVNKEDYNIIICSTNEDPERELRLLRMFEGRQVEGIILNTTGSNNEYIARLSHKIPIVLLERKINDPGFVGDLVNTNSQEGIKMLTKRLIDSGHRRIGLVCGPKAASTSWERSASFFECLRDSGIPVPDDPDKYPYLYKGKFFVEDGYKGAKFIMEREDPPTAIVFLNNTMTLGALRYFRQTGIKVPGDVSIVCYGKIDQDILYVQPENAGVQAYTLGQQAGRFLLERIKDPNLDSREIVISYQYYEGNSIREIHQ; the protein is encoded by the coding sequence ATGCCAAATGCGACCATTAAAGATGTAGCAAAACGGGCGGGCGTGTCCATTGCCACGGTATCCAGGGTGGTCAACCAGAACTACAAGGTTGGTCCTGAAGTGCAAAAGCGGGTACGCAAAGCCATCGAAGAGTTGAATTACGTGCCCAACCGGGTGGCGAAAAGCCTGAAGGGTGTGCGCACTTCCATCATCGGCATGCTGGTGAGCAACCTTGGCAACGCGCATTATACCAGCGTAGCCAAAGCGGTGGAGGAAGTCGTCAATAAAGAGGATTATAACATCATTATATGCAGCACCAACGAGGATCCGGAGCGGGAACTTCGTCTTTTGCGCATGTTCGAAGGCCGTCAGGTGGAGGGCATTATCTTGAACACCACCGGCAGCAACAATGAATATATAGCTCGGCTCAGCCACAAGATTCCTATTGTGCTTCTGGAGCGCAAGATCAATGATCCCGGCTTTGTGGGCGATCTGGTGAACACCAATTCTCAGGAAGGCATCAAGATGCTGACCAAGCGGCTGATTGACAGCGGCCACCGGCGGATCGGCCTTGTGTGCGGGCCTAAGGCGGCCAGCACCAGCTGGGAAAGGAGCGCCAGCTTCTTTGAATGTCTGCGGGATTCCGGGATTCCGGTGCCCGATGATCCGGATAAATACCCATATCTTTATAAGGGCAAGTTCTTTGTGGAGGATGGCTACAAGGGCGCCAAGTTCATTATGGAGCGGGAGGATCCGCCCACGGCCATCGTCTTTCTCAACAATACGATGACGCTGGGCGCACTGCGCTATTTCCGCCAGACGGGCATCAAGGTGCCGGGGGATGTCTCCATCGTATGCTATGGCAAGATCGATCAGGATATCCTCTATGTCCAGCCGGAAAACGCCGGCGTGCAGGCCTATACGCTGGGCCAGCAGGCGGGCCGGTTTTTGCTGGAGCGCATCAAGGATCCCAACCTGGACAGCCGGGAAATCGTGATCAGTTATCAATACTACGAAGGCAACAGCATTCGCGAGATTCATCAATAA
- a CDS encoding MATE family efflux transporter: MKLTEGRVSRTLWRYALPILGANILQTLYSIADMVVVGRMVGSAGLAAVSNAAMLSFIIGSICSGITAGGSVLVAQYKGAEDGRGQAETIGTLFILSAAAAAAVTLLALIGYPQIFKWMSVPEEAMGYAQDYMQMIALGTVFVFGYNAVCSVMRGLGDSKSPLLFVAIATAVNILLDILLVGPLDMGTRGAGLATVAAQAVSFAAAVPYMKRRDFPFDFRRRSFKIRWDKGKTILRIGLPTAVQMSAVNLSYLIVTAMLNVYGVTVAAAAGAGLKINTYAALPCWAVGQAVTTMVGQSMGAGNGARARRTVWTGVWLSEAVSLIMVAAVQIFAREILSLFGLDSAGIEEGVRYLRICCSVNFAAYAAMYIFDAFATGVGASLFAMANALLQAVVIRLSLSWLLGTVLSFGHLGIYYSEALSPIVPCIAGLIFLRTGCWNRTLIPSGGNPEFDKGPLGEI; encoded by the coding sequence ATGAAGTTGACGGAAGGAAGGGTGTCAAGAACCCTATGGCGCTACGCCCTTCCCATTTTAGGGGCCAACATTTTGCAGACCCTTTACAGCATCGCGGATATGGTTGTGGTGGGGCGTATGGTGGGCAGTGCGGGACTTGCGGCGGTGAGCAACGCGGCCATGCTGAGTTTCATCATCGGTTCCATCTGCAGCGGCATCACCGCCGGGGGCTCGGTGCTGGTGGCCCAGTATAAAGGCGCCGAGGACGGCCGGGGACAAGCGGAAACCATCGGTACGCTGTTCATCCTGTCCGCCGCCGCGGCAGCGGCGGTAACCCTGCTGGCGCTGATCGGATATCCCCAGATTTTTAAATGGATGAGCGTACCGGAGGAAGCAATGGGATATGCGCAGGACTATATGCAGATGATTGCCCTTGGGACGGTGTTCGTCTTTGGATACAATGCGGTTTGTTCAGTGATGCGGGGGCTGGGGGACTCCAAGAGCCCGCTCCTTTTTGTAGCCATTGCCACGGCGGTGAACATCCTTTTGGATATCCTTCTGGTGGGACCGCTGGACATGGGCACCCGGGGCGCGGGACTTGCGACGGTGGCCGCCCAGGCCGTATCCTTTGCTGCCGCCGTACCCTACATGAAAAGACGGGATTTTCCCTTCGATTTTCGGCGGCGCAGCTTTAAAATCCGCTGGGATAAGGGGAAAACGATTCTCAGGATCGGACTGCCCACGGCGGTGCAGATGTCGGCGGTCAATCTGTCCTACCTTATCGTCACCGCCATGCTGAATGTCTATGGCGTGACGGTGGCGGCAGCGGCGGGAGCGGGGCTTAAAATCAACACCTACGCCGCGCTGCCCTGCTGGGCCGTGGGGCAGGCGGTGACCACCATGGTGGGCCAAAGCATGGGCGCCGGCAATGGAGCGCGGGCAAGACGAACGGTGTGGACAGGCGTTTGGCTCAGCGAAGCCGTATCCTTGATCATGGTGGCTGCGGTGCAGATCTTTGCCCGGGAGATCCTATCGCTGTTTGGCCTCGATTCCGCGGGAATCGAGGAGGGCGTACGATATCTTCGCATCTGCTGCTCGGTGAATTTCGCGGCCTACGCGGCCATGTACATCTTTGATGCCTTTGCCACCGGCGTGGGGGCATCGCTTTTTGCCATGGCCAACGCCCTGCTTCAGGCGGTGGTTATTCGCTTAAGCCTCAGCTGGCTTCTGGGAACGGTACTTTCCTTCGGGCATCTGGGCATCTATTACAGCGAGGCGCTGTCCCCCATTGTGCCTTGCATTGCGGGCCTCATTTTCCTGAGGACAGGCTGCTGGAACAGAACCCTCATCCCGAGCGGCGGGAACCCCGAATTTGACAAGGGGCCCTTGGGAGAGATATAA
- a CDS encoding sugar phosphate isomerase/epimerase family protein: MKVGIQLFSVRDAIAEDAIGTLEKIAEMGYKYWEPAPYFFGKDKDMINRYGLNMTAKDAKKFIDDHGVKIVGTHVDPLTVETYPAALDYFEELGNQNVGFTGHHFSGLDDLKQKCELYNKIGEIAKSRGMVFYYHNHYQEWQKFEGKFAMDWILELTDPELVKFELDNFWCARGGADPVKVAYQTRDRLILMHQKDFGKNANEPLNLFEKAVDPNGLVDGSLYDVTRRIDSFAEVGTGVLPIQDYIDVGNELGVPYILLEQDWSHYSNLESVQMSMNAFKKYKGIEWD, translated from the coding sequence GTGAAAGTAGGTATTCAGCTGTTTTCCGTTCGGGATGCTATCGCCGAGGACGCCATCGGCACCCTGGAAAAGATCGCCGAGATGGGCTACAAGTATTGGGAGCCCGCACCCTATTTCTTTGGCAAAGACAAGGACATGATCAATCGCTACGGCCTCAACATGACTGCCAAGGACGCCAAGAAATTCATCGATGATCATGGGGTCAAAATTGTGGGCACCCACGTGGATCCCTTAACCGTGGAGACCTACCCCGCAGCTCTTGATTACTTTGAGGAGCTGGGCAACCAGAACGTGGGCTTCACCGGCCACCATTTCAGCGGCCTGGACGATCTGAAGCAAAAGTGCGAGCTCTACAACAAGATCGGCGAGATCGCCAAGAGCCGCGGCATGGTCTTCTACTACCACAACCATTATCAGGAGTGGCAGAAGTTTGAGGGCAAATTTGCCATGGACTGGATCCTGGAGCTCACCGATCCCGAGCTGGTAAAATTTGAGCTGGACAATTTCTGGTGCGCCCGGGGCGGCGCCGATCCGGTGAAGGTGGCCTATCAGACCCGGGACCGCCTCATCCTGATGCACCAGAAGGATTTCGGCAAGAACGCCAACGAGCCTCTCAATCTGTTTGAGAAGGCCGTGGACCCCAACGGTCTCGTGGACGGCAGCCTCTACGACGTCACTCGCAGGATCGACAGCTTTGCAGAGGTGGGCACCGGTGTTCTGCCCATTCAGGACTACATCGATGTGGGCAATGAACTGGGCGTGCCCTACATCTTGCTCGAGCAGGATTGGAGCCACTACTCCAACCTTGAATCCGTGCAGATGAGCATGAACGCCTTTAAGAAGTACAAGGGTATCGAGTGGGATTAA